A genomic region of Lytechinus pictus isolate F3 Inbred chromosome 2, Lp3.0, whole genome shotgun sequence contains the following coding sequences:
- the LOC129272587 gene encoding retinol dehydrogenase 8-like has protein sequence MSTQVVLMTGCSAGIGLVTAKRLALEPNQRYVVIATVIAMSEKTDLVAAVGDALNKTIFIEELDVTKDCDITTVVDKILKSHGRIDILLNIAGIALGDIAELVTRDMIEKIFNVNVFGPMRLTQAVLPQMKQRKSGKIISMSSTAGRNGVPYMDMYSSTKFALEGFFEALAVSLRAFNIRICLVEPGPVRTALRDGVVENFRTRHQDKSIDEIDTKQLQRLLDNILTEKGSYDALMPEDVAKVIVTRCVEPDEPVLRHLLIPEDLNEVVRIGMADLTGEKTIENAQQSMIKVPS, from the exons ATGTCTACTCAGGTCGTTCTGATGACCGGCTGTTCAGCAGGAATTGGTCTTGTTACAGCTAAACGTCTCGCTCTTGAACCAAATCAGCGATACGTCGTCATCGCTACCGTCATAGCGATGTCGGAGAAGACCGACTTGGTAGCTGCCGTAGGGGACGCTCTCAATAAGACAATTTTCATTGAGGAATTGGATGTCACAAAGGATTGTGACATCACAACCGTAGTGGATAAAATTCTCAAATCACATGGGCGTATTGACATCCTCT TGAATATTGCTGGTATCGCTCTTGGTGACATTGCCGAGCTTGTCACGCGTGACATGATCGAGAAGATCTTTAACGTTAATGTTTTTGGACCAATGAGACTCACACAGGCAGTGCTACCTCAGATGAAGCAGAGAAAATCAGGGAAGATAATCTCCATGTCAAGTACAGCAGGAAGAAATG GAGTACCCTACATGGACATGTATAGTTCAACTAAATTCGCCTTGGAAGGTTTCTTCGAAGCTTTGGCTGTTAGTCTACGTGCGTTTAATATTAG aatttgtctGGTCGAGCCTGGTCCAGTACGCACCGCTTTAAGGGATGGGGTTGTGGAGAATTTCCGCACCAGACACCAGGACAAGTCCATCGATGAAATAGACACCAAACAGCTCCAAAGACTACTAGATAATATATTAACAGAAAAGGGCTCCTACGATGCCTTGATGCCAGAGGATGTCGCCAAGGTCATTGTGACAAGGTGCGTGGAACCTGACGAGCCAGTGCTGAGACACCTACTTATTCCAGAGGATCTCAATGAGGTGGTCCGAATCGGGATGGCCGACCTTACGGGAGAGAAGACCATCGAAAATGCACAGCAATCAATGATTAAAGTTCCTTCATGA
- the LOC129272577 gene encoding retinol dehydrogenase 8-like — protein MSSQIVLMTGCSSGIGLATAKRLALVPNQRYIVIATVIAISEKTDLVSAVGDALNKTIFIEELDVTKDNDITSVVDKTLKEYGRIDILINVAGICFVEIPERVPRDMIEKIFNVNVFGAMRLTQAVLSQMKKRKDGKIVTITSLSGRIAMPYAEMYSSTKFALEGFFEVLAVGLRAFNIRICVVEPGPVATSLLHGLVKNFDAILDDESLNIIDRRHVQGFVDKSAIGEGQYNVMMADDVANSIVTRCIEAEKPDLRHFLPEHLGEMVQTGIADLTGEKIVENGQSLI, from the exons ATGTCTTCTCAAATTGTTCTGATGACCGGCTGTTCATCGGGTATCGGTCTTGCGACAGCTAAACGTCTCGCTCTGGTACCGAATCAGCGATACATCGTCATCGCTACCGTCATCGCGATATCCGAGAAGACTGACTTGGTATCTGCCGTAGGGGACGCTCTCAATAAGACAATTTTTATTGAGGAATTGGACGTCACAAAGGATAATGACATCACGTCCGTAGTGGATAAAACTCTTAAAGAGTACGGGAGAATCGATATACTCA TAAATGTCGCTGGCATCTGCTTCGTTGAGATTCCCGAGCGAGTCCCGCGTGACATGATAGAGAAGATCTTCAACGTCAACGTGTTTGGAGCGATGAGACTCACCCAGGCAGTTCTGTCtcagatgaaaaaaagaaaagatggaaaGATTGTAACCATAACAAGTTTGTCAGGAAGAATAG CAATGCCATACGCCGAGATGTACAGTTCGACTAAATTTGCCTTGGAAGGTTTCTTCGAGGTCCTGGCTGTTGGATTACGTGCGTTCAATATTAG aatttgtgTAGTGGAGCCTGGGCCAGTAGCAACCAGTTTATTGCACGGGCTCGTAAAGAATTTTGACGCCATACTCGATGACGAATCCCTCAACATCATCGACCGTCGACATGTTCAAGGATTCGTTGATAAATCGGCTATTGGAGAAGGACAATACAATGTCATGATGGCAGACGATGTCGCCAACTCCATTGTGACAAGATGTATCGAGGCCGAGAAACCAGATCTCAGACACTTCCTTCCAGAACATCTCGGCGAGATGGTCCAGACAGGAATAGCCGACCTCACAGGAGAAAAGATTGTCGAAAATGGACAGTCTTTGATCTGA